In the Neofelis nebulosa isolate mNeoNeb1 chromosome 11, mNeoNeb1.pri, whole genome shotgun sequence genome, one interval contains:
- the SSH1 gene encoding protein phosphatase Slingshot homolog 1 isoform X7 has protein sequence MVVVDSSGRQDTEESILLGVDFSSKESKSCTIGMVLRLWSDTKIHLDGDGGFSVSTAGRMHVFKPVSVQAMWSALQVLHKACEVARRHNYFPGGVALIWATYYESCISSDQSCINEWNAMQDLESTRPDSPALFVDKPTEGERTERLIKAKLRSIMMSQDLENVTSKEIRNELETQMNCNLKEFKEFIDNEMLLILGQMDKPSLIFDHLYLGSEWNASNLEELQGSGVDYILNVTREIDNFFPGLFAYHNIRVYDEETTDLLAHWNEAYHFINKAKRNHSKCLVHCKMGVSRSASTVIAYAMKEFGWPLEKAYNYVKQKRSITRPNAGFMRQLSEYEGILDASKQRHNKLWRQQGDTCLQPPTEDPSGSGDFLPETLDGTPEAQLPCLDDAAQPGFPDSRAPGGAALPCCFRRLSDPLLHPPSGETRSVVHLEDLERDALLEEAAEATEAHRPAAHPQEASGPCEKEVKKKLEFGSPKARSGWSPQVEEMEGEEAPGAGRWGRPPPQLDQSLLNRENLNNNNSKRSCPEDFEHDAIFGILNKVKPSYKSCADCVYPTASGAPEASRERGENPGAPAICTQPAFLPHLTSSPVAHTSSRARALERLASGPSESPPFLPPAGSRRSDGGGSGAEAAPEPPASLSEPSRETQRALPKSLLLKNSHCDKNPPSMEVAKDESPPKKDPKPAKDLRLLFSKEAEKPTTNSYLMQHQESIIQLQKAGLVRKHTKELERLKGTPADPASPSRDGTTSRLEASIPEENPAPPGPLPLPRLSGSDEKSEALPAPLEGAPLKSPTPFLCRLDHTSHFSKDFLKTICYTPTSSSMSSNLTRSSSSDSIHSVRGKPGLVKQRTQEIETRLRLAGLTVSSPLKRSHSLAKLGSLNFSTEDLSGEADASTLADYRDAKLGESSFSCEPRANPRNPAASSPPSGKPASENLRSPLWMSRS, from the exons gtCTGCCCTGCAGGTCCTTCACAAGGCCTGCGAAGTGGCACGGAGACACAACTACTTCCCCGGCGGCGTGGCTCTCATCTGGGCCACCTACTATGAGAGCTGCATCAGCTCCGATCAGAGCTGCATCAACGAGTGGAACGCCATGCAGGACCTGGAGTCCACGCGGCCCGACTCCCCGGCCCTGTTTGTGGACAA GCCAACTGAAGGGGAGAGGACCGAGCGCCTCATCAAAGCCAAGCTCCGGAGCATCATGATGAGCCAGGATCTGGAAAACGTGACCTCAAAAGAA ATCCGTAATGAATTAGAGACGCAGATGAACTGTAACTTGAAAGAATTCAAGGAATTCATAGACAACGAGATGCTCCTTATCTTGGGACAGATGGACAAACCCTCCCTCATCTTCGACCATCTTTATCTT GGCTCTGAATGGAATGCGTCCAATCTGGAGGAGCTGCAGGGCTCAGG TGTTGACTACATTTTAAATGTCACTagagaaatagataattttttcCCTGGCTTATTTGCATATCATAACATCCGAGTCTACGACGAGGAAACAACAGACCTTCTTGCCCACTGGAACGAGGCGTACCATTTTATAAACAAAGCGAA GAGGAACCATTCCAAGTGCCTGGTGCATTGCAAGATGGGTGTCAGCCGATCCGCTTCCACGGTCATAGCCTACGCGATGAAGGAGTTTGGCTGGCCTCTGGAAAAAGCGTACAACTACGTGAAGCAAAAGCGCAGCATTACACGCCCCAACGCGGGCTTTATGAGGCAGCTGTCTGAGTATGAAGGCATCTTGGACGCGAG CAAACAACGACACAACAAGCTTTGGCGCCAGCAGGGCGACACCTGCCTCCAGCCGCCCACGGAGGACCCCTCAGGGTCTGGGGACTTCTTGCCGGAGACCCTGGACGGCACCCCAGAGGCCCAGCTGCCCTGCCTGGACGACGCTGCCCAGCCTGGGTTCCCAGACAGCAGGGCCCCAGGAGGAGCCGCCCTCCCCTGCTGCTTCCGGCGACTCTCAGACCCCCTCCTGCATCCCCCCAGCGGCGAGACCCGCAGCGTGGTCCACCTGGAGGACCTGGAGAGGGACGCCCTCCTGGAGGAAGCAGCCGAGGCGACTGAGGCACACAGGCCGGCCGCACATCCCCAGGAAGCTTCCGGACCCTGCGAGAAGGAGGTGAAGAAGAAGCTGGAGTTCGGGAGCCCCAAGGCCCGGAGTGGCTGGTCGCCCCAGGTGGAGGAGATGGAAGGGGAGGAGGCCCCAGGAGCAGGGCGGTGGGGGCGGCCCCCGCCCCAGCTGGACCAAAGCCTGCTCAACCGGGAAAacctgaacaacaacaacagcaagagGAGCTGTCCGGAGGACTTCGAG CACGATGCTATATTCGGGATCCTTAACAAGGTGAAGCCTTCCTACAAATCCTGTGCCGACTGTGTGTACCCTACAGCCAGCGGGGCTCCTGAGGCCTCCAGGGAGCGGGGCGAGAACCCCGGTGCCCCCGCCATCTGCACCCAGCCGGCCTTCCTGCCCCACCTCACATCTTCCCCTGTGGCCCACACGTCCAGCAGGGCCCGAGCTTTAGAGAGACTGGCCTCTGGCCCAAGCGAAAGTCCCCCTTTCCTACCACCAGCAGGCTCGAGGAGGTCAGACGGTGGTGGCTCTGGGGCCGAAGCTGCCCCAGAGCCACCAGCTAGCCTTTCGGAACCTTCCAGAGAAACCCAAAGAGCCCTGCCAAAGTCCCTCCTTTTGAAGAACTCTCACTGTGATAAGAACCCTCCAAGCATGGAAGTGGCGAAGGATGAATCCCCACCCAAGAAAGATCCGAAGCCAGCCAAGGACCTGCGGCTTCTGTTCAGCAAAGAAGCTGAGAAACCAACCACCAACAGCTACTTGATGCAGCACCAGGAATCCATCATTCAGCTGCAGAAGGCGGGCTTGGTCCGGAAGCACACCAAAGAACTGGAGAGGTTAAAGGGCACGCCCGCAGACCCGGCTTCTCCCTCCAGGGACGGCACGACCAGCAGGCTGGAGGCCAGCATCCCCGAGGAGAACCCCGCTCCGCCGGGGCCCCTGCCGCTGCCTCGCCTCTCTGGGAGTGACGAGAAGTCAGAGGCCCTCCCCGCTCCACTCGAAGGAGCCCCACTCAAGAGtcccacccccttcctctgccGCCTGGATCACACCAGTCATTTCTCAAAAGACTTCCTGAAGACGATCTGCtacacccccacctcctcctccatgaGCTCCAACCTGACCCGGAGCTCCAGCAGCGACAGCATCCACAGCGTCCGAGGCAAGCCCGGGCTCGTGAAGCAGCGGACGCAGGAGATCGAGACCCGTCTCCGGCTGGCGGGCCTCACCGTCTCGTCCCCGCTGAAACGCTCACACTCTCTGGCCAAGCTCGGAAGTCTCAACTTCTCGACGGAGGACCTGTCCGGTGAGGCGGACGCGTCCACCCTCGCCGATTACCGGGACGCTAAGTTGGGCGAGTCTTCCTTCTCGTGTGAGCCCCGGGCAAACCCAAGGAACCCAGCTGCATCCTCTCCGCCATCAGGGAAACCCGCTTCAGAAAACTTGAGAAGCCCCTTGTGGATGAGCAGGAGCTGA
- the SSH1 gene encoding protein phosphatase Slingshot homolog 1 isoform X8: MHVFKPVSVQAMWSALQVLHKACEVARRHNYFPGGVALIWATYYESCISSDQSCINEWNAMQDLESTRPDSPALFVDKPTEGERTERLIKAKLRSIMMSQDLENVTSKEIRNELETQMNCNLKEFKEFIDNEMLLILGQMDKPSLIFDHLYLGSEWNASNLEELQGSGVDYILNVTREIDNFFPGLFAYHNIRVYDEETTDLLAHWNEAYHFINKAKRNHSKCLVHCKMGVSRSASTVIAYAMKEFGWPLEKAYNYVKQKRSITRPNAGFMRQLSEYEGILDASKQRHNKLWRQQGDTCLQPPTEDPSGSGDFLPETLDGTPEAQLPCLDDAAQPGFPDSRAPGGAALPCCFRRLSDPLLHPPSGETRSVVHLEDLERDALLEEAAEATEAHRPAAHPQEASGPCEKEVKKKLEFGSPKARSGWSPQVEEMEGEEAPGAGRWGRPPPQLDQSLLNRENLNNNNSKRSCPEDFEHDAIFGILNKVKPSYKSCADCVYPTASGAPEASRERGENPGAPAICTQPAFLPHLTSSPVAHTSSRARALERLASGPSESPPFLPPAGSRRSDGGGSGAEAAPEPPASLSEPSRETQRALPKSLLLKNSHCDKNPPSMEVAKDESPPKKDPKPAKDLRLLFSKEAEKPTTNSYLMQHQESIIQLQKAGLVRKHTKELERLKGTPADPASPSRDGTTSRLEASIPEENPAPPGPLPLPRLSGSDEKSEALPAPLEGAPLKSPTPFLCRLDHTSHFSKDFLKTICYTPTSSSMSSNLTRSSSSDSIHSVRGKPGLVKQRTQEIETRLRLAGLTVSSPLKRSHSLAKLGSLNFSTEDLSGEADASTLADYRDAKLGESSFSCEPRANPRNPAASSPPSGKPASENLRSPLWMSRS; encoded by the exons gtCTGCCCTGCAGGTCCTTCACAAGGCCTGCGAAGTGGCACGGAGACACAACTACTTCCCCGGCGGCGTGGCTCTCATCTGGGCCACCTACTATGAGAGCTGCATCAGCTCCGATCAGAGCTGCATCAACGAGTGGAACGCCATGCAGGACCTGGAGTCCACGCGGCCCGACTCCCCGGCCCTGTTTGTGGACAA GCCAACTGAAGGGGAGAGGACCGAGCGCCTCATCAAAGCCAAGCTCCGGAGCATCATGATGAGCCAGGATCTGGAAAACGTGACCTCAAAAGAA ATCCGTAATGAATTAGAGACGCAGATGAACTGTAACTTGAAAGAATTCAAGGAATTCATAGACAACGAGATGCTCCTTATCTTGGGACAGATGGACAAACCCTCCCTCATCTTCGACCATCTTTATCTT GGCTCTGAATGGAATGCGTCCAATCTGGAGGAGCTGCAGGGCTCAGG TGTTGACTACATTTTAAATGTCACTagagaaatagataattttttcCCTGGCTTATTTGCATATCATAACATCCGAGTCTACGACGAGGAAACAACAGACCTTCTTGCCCACTGGAACGAGGCGTACCATTTTATAAACAAAGCGAA GAGGAACCATTCCAAGTGCCTGGTGCATTGCAAGATGGGTGTCAGCCGATCCGCTTCCACGGTCATAGCCTACGCGATGAAGGAGTTTGGCTGGCCTCTGGAAAAAGCGTACAACTACGTGAAGCAAAAGCGCAGCATTACACGCCCCAACGCGGGCTTTATGAGGCAGCTGTCTGAGTATGAAGGCATCTTGGACGCGAG CAAACAACGACACAACAAGCTTTGGCGCCAGCAGGGCGACACCTGCCTCCAGCCGCCCACGGAGGACCCCTCAGGGTCTGGGGACTTCTTGCCGGAGACCCTGGACGGCACCCCAGAGGCCCAGCTGCCCTGCCTGGACGACGCTGCCCAGCCTGGGTTCCCAGACAGCAGGGCCCCAGGAGGAGCCGCCCTCCCCTGCTGCTTCCGGCGACTCTCAGACCCCCTCCTGCATCCCCCCAGCGGCGAGACCCGCAGCGTGGTCCACCTGGAGGACCTGGAGAGGGACGCCCTCCTGGAGGAAGCAGCCGAGGCGACTGAGGCACACAGGCCGGCCGCACATCCCCAGGAAGCTTCCGGACCCTGCGAGAAGGAGGTGAAGAAGAAGCTGGAGTTCGGGAGCCCCAAGGCCCGGAGTGGCTGGTCGCCCCAGGTGGAGGAGATGGAAGGGGAGGAGGCCCCAGGAGCAGGGCGGTGGGGGCGGCCCCCGCCCCAGCTGGACCAAAGCCTGCTCAACCGGGAAAacctgaacaacaacaacagcaagagGAGCTGTCCGGAGGACTTCGAG CACGATGCTATATTCGGGATCCTTAACAAGGTGAAGCCTTCCTACAAATCCTGTGCCGACTGTGTGTACCCTACAGCCAGCGGGGCTCCTGAGGCCTCCAGGGAGCGGGGCGAGAACCCCGGTGCCCCCGCCATCTGCACCCAGCCGGCCTTCCTGCCCCACCTCACATCTTCCCCTGTGGCCCACACGTCCAGCAGGGCCCGAGCTTTAGAGAGACTGGCCTCTGGCCCAAGCGAAAGTCCCCCTTTCCTACCACCAGCAGGCTCGAGGAGGTCAGACGGTGGTGGCTCTGGGGCCGAAGCTGCCCCAGAGCCACCAGCTAGCCTTTCGGAACCTTCCAGAGAAACCCAAAGAGCCCTGCCAAAGTCCCTCCTTTTGAAGAACTCTCACTGTGATAAGAACCCTCCAAGCATGGAAGTGGCGAAGGATGAATCCCCACCCAAGAAAGATCCGAAGCCAGCCAAGGACCTGCGGCTTCTGTTCAGCAAAGAAGCTGAGAAACCAACCACCAACAGCTACTTGATGCAGCACCAGGAATCCATCATTCAGCTGCAGAAGGCGGGCTTGGTCCGGAAGCACACCAAAGAACTGGAGAGGTTAAAGGGCACGCCCGCAGACCCGGCTTCTCCCTCCAGGGACGGCACGACCAGCAGGCTGGAGGCCAGCATCCCCGAGGAGAACCCCGCTCCGCCGGGGCCCCTGCCGCTGCCTCGCCTCTCTGGGAGTGACGAGAAGTCAGAGGCCCTCCCCGCTCCACTCGAAGGAGCCCCACTCAAGAGtcccacccccttcctctgccGCCTGGATCACACCAGTCATTTCTCAAAAGACTTCCTGAAGACGATCTGCtacacccccacctcctcctccatgaGCTCCAACCTGACCCGGAGCTCCAGCAGCGACAGCATCCACAGCGTCCGAGGCAAGCCCGGGCTCGTGAAGCAGCGGACGCAGGAGATCGAGACCCGTCTCCGGCTGGCGGGCCTCACCGTCTCGTCCCCGCTGAAACGCTCACACTCTCTGGCCAAGCTCGGAAGTCTCAACTTCTCGACGGAGGACCTGTCCGGTGAGGCGGACGCGTCCACCCTCGCCGATTACCGGGACGCTAAGTTGGGCGAGTCTTCCTTCTCGTGTGAGCCCCGGGCAAACCCAAGGAACCCAGCTGCATCCTCTCCGCCATCAGGGAAACCCGCTTCAGAAAACTTGAGAAGCCCCTTGTGGATGAGCAGGAGCTGA